One Methylomonas sp. LL1 DNA window includes the following coding sequences:
- a CDS encoding DUF883 family protein, which yields MEATNNTNTVDDTVDRIRSGAHSAVDKVANATSQAAEVLGQKGEQLKNVEQQFLEDCRGYIDKNPATSLGIAVGAGFLLSRLLSGR from the coding sequence ATGGAAGCAACAAACAATACCAACACTGTCGATGACACCGTTGACCGAATTAGATCAGGCGCTCACTCGGCCGTTGACAAAGTAGCCAATGCAACCTCTCAGGCAGCAGAAGTGCTGGGTCAAAAAGGCGAGCAATTGAAAAACGTGGAGCAGCAGTTTTTAGAAGATTGCCGCGGTTACATTGATAAAAATCCCGCCACTTCATTAGGTATAGCCGTCGGAGCCGGTTTTCTGTTAAGCCGGCTGTTGAGCGGGCGCTAG